TGCTCGCGCGGCTGTTCACGCGCGCCTTCAACCTGCTCGTGCTCGACGAGCCGACGAACGACCTCGACGTCGAGACGCTCGACCTGTTGGAGGGGCTGCTGCTGGAGTACGGCGGGACGCTGCTCCTCGTGAGCCACGACCGCGAGTTCCTCGACCACGTCGTGACGAGCACGCTCGTGCTGGAGGGGGGCGGGCGGGTGGGCGAGTACGCGGGCGGGTACTCGGACTGGCTGCGGCAGCGGCCGGCGGGCGGCCGGCCGTCGCCTAACGGGGCGCCCGCGCCGCCGAAGCGCCCCGCGGCGCCGCGCGCCCCCGCCGCGGTGGCCGGGCGCCCGCGGCGGCTCACCTTCGCGGAACAGCGCGAGCTCGCGGGGCTGCCCGACGCGATCGACGCCGCGGAGCGGGCGCGCGGGGCGCTCTACGCGTCGCTCGCGGACCCCGCGCTGCTGCGCGACGGCGCGGCCGCGGCCGGGGCGAAGGCGCGGCTCGCCGCGCTCGACGCCGAGGTCGGGGCGCTGACCGCGCGGTGGGAGGCGCTGGAGGAGGCCGCGGCGGCCGCGCCCGCCTAACGGCCCCCCGGCCCGGCCCGGTCGCGCGCGATCTCCGCGCCCGGCGCGACCGACCAGCGCGCCATCCCCGCCCACCACGCGTCGGGCCGCACGTCCGTCACGCGCAGGCGGCGGGCGATCGCCAGGGTCGGCCGCGGCTCGAACAGCCACACCGCGGGCGCGTCGTCGACGATCGTCTGGTACGCGCGGTGGAACCACGGCGCCGCGGCCTCGCGCGTCGGCGCCGCGAGCGCCCGGTCGACCGCCGCGTCGAACGCCGGGTTCGCGTAGCCCCCCGAGTTCGTGCCGCGGGGCGCGTCGGCCGAGGCGGTCCCCCAGTCCTCACGGAGCTCGCGCGCGCTCGGCTCCATGATGCGCGCGTCGACCGCCGCGTCGAACTGCCGGTCGCGCAGGCGGGTCGTGTAGGCGACCGATTCGAGCGGCTCGATGTGCACCTCGACGCCGACCCGGCGCAGCTGTTCCTGGATCAGCACCGCGTAGCGCACGCGGGGCTGGCTCGTGCTCGGGGCGAGGAGGGTGAAGCTCAGCCGCCGTCCGCCGCGCGTGCGCACCCCGTCGGCGCCCGCGCGCCACCCGAGCGCGTCGAGCGCGCGCGCCGCGCCGGCCGGGTCGTAGACGGGCTGGACGATTGTCGTGTCGGCCGACGCCTGGGCGCGCGTGAAGGGGCCGAGCGACACCGCGCCGAGCGTGTCGAAGACGTTTCGCACCATCGTCCGCCGGTCGAGCGCGGCGGCGAGTGCGCGGCGCAGGGCCCGGTCGCCGAACACCGGGTGCGGGCGGGCCGGGGTCGCGCCGGGGTCGCGCAGGTTGAAGAGCAGATAGCCGCTGTACATGCCGGCGGTCGAGATCGTCGTCAGCGACGGACGGCGAGCGAGCGTCCGCATCTGCTCCGGGCGGATCGCTTCGTAAATGTCCGCGTCGCCGGTCAGCATGCGTGCGACGGCCGCGGCGGCGTCCGGCGTGACGCTCCACACGACGCGGTCGAGGAGCGGGCGCCCGAGGTGGTACGCCGTGTCGGCGACGATCTCGATCCGGCTGCCGGGGCTGCGGGAGGCGAAGCGGAATGGGCCGCTGCCGATCGGCGCGCTCGCGAACGCCGACCGGCCGAGCGCCGCCGGCTCCAAGCCGCGGAGCCGTCCGGCGGGCATGATGCGGAGCGTCTCGACCGCCGAGTAGAACTGTTCGGGCGAGCGGCGGTGGAACCAGAAGACCGCGGTGAGCGAGTCGGGGGTCGCCACCGAGTCGATGCCGGCCAGATCCGTTTGGGCCGCCGCACTGATGGCGGGGTCGCGGTAGAGGTCGAAGCTGAACCGTACGTCCACCGCGCGCACGGGCGTGCCGTCGTGGAAGCGGGCACGCGGATCGAGGTGAAAGGCGATCGCGAGCGAGTCGGCCGTCCACGTCCATCGCTGCGCGAGACGCGGCCGGAATCCCACGTCGCCGACCGTGTTCAGCGCCGGCTCGATCGCGGCGAGCGGCTCGAAGACGAGGTCGGTGACCTGGCGCGCGGTGAGGCCGACGCTGAGCGGCGGGACGAGCGATTCGGCGTCGCCGGCCGTCGCGATGACGACGGTGCCGCGCCCCGAGGCGCCGGAGCGCGCGGTCGCGGCGCCCCGGTCGGGCCCGCACGCGCCGGCCCCCAGCCCCGCGCCGAGCACGATCGCGGTGACGGCGCGCACGGCGGCGCTCCTCCCGGCGAGCATACTCCACGACGGGCGCTTCGACGGCCGGCGTCGCATCGGAGGCGGAGAGGTCGGCACGGCTCAACGATCACGGACATGGGGCGCGGGCGCAACGGCGGCGGCGACCCTGTGTTGTGTCCCCGCCACGCCGACGTAGGTTGGGGCGACGCCCGCGGGCGCCGGGACGTCCGGGTGCTTCCCTCTGAAATCCGCGAAACGTCGCGCGGCGGCTACGTGGTGGCCGCCCGTGCACCGCCTTTGCATCACGCTCGTGCCGCACGACTCTGTGGCGACGCGCCTGTCGCCTGGCCCCGTCGTGATGCCCCAACGCCATGTCCCTCCGAGACGAGCACCCGCGCTTGCCAGCGGTCGACCTGCCAACGGCCGACCGGCCGCCGGTCGACCCGCATGCGGTCGATCCGCATGCCGCGACCGCGATGCGGCTCGAGGCGCTCGGCCTGCTCGCGGGCGGCGTCGCACACGACTTCAACAACATCCTCGCCGTCATTCGTGCCAACGTCGAGTTGGCGCGGGGCGCGCTCGGCGGTCGTCCGCCCGACGTGCCGGTCGCCCTCTCCGACCTCGGCGAGGTGGACCGGGCGGTCGAACGGGCGTCGGGGCTCG
The Gemmatimonadetes bacterium T265 genome window above contains:
- a CDS encoding ABC transporter substrate-binding protein, with product MLAGRSAAVRAVTAIVLGAGLGAGACGPDRGAATARSGASGRGTVVIATAGDAESLVPPLSVGLTARQVTDLVFEPLAAIEPALNTVGDVGFRPRLAQRWTWTADSLAIAFHLDPRARFHDGTPVRAVDVRFSFDLYRDPAISAAAQTDLAGIDSVATPDSLTAVFWFHRRSPEQFYSAVETLRIMPAGRLRGLEPAALGRSAFASAPIGSGPFRFASRSPGSRIEIVADTAYHLGRPLLDRVVWSVTPDAAAAVARMLTGDADIYEAIRPEQMRTLARRPSLTTISTAGMYSGYLLFNLRDPGATPARPHPVFGDRALRRALAAALDRRTMVRNVFDTLGAVSLGPFTRAQASADTTIVQPVYDPAGAARALDALGWRAGADGVRTRGGRRLSFTLLAPSTSQPRVRYAVLIQEQLRRVGVEVHIEPLESVAYTTRLRDRQFDAAVDARIMEPSARELREDWGTASADAPRGTNSGGYANPAFDAAVDRALAAPTREAAAPWFHRAYQTIVDDAPAVWLFEPRPTLAIARRLRVTDVRPDAWWAGMARWSVAPGAEIARDRAGPGGR